In one window of Nakamurella alba DNA:
- a CDS encoding TetR/AcrR family transcriptional regulator, producing the protein MTTRTRLAEAPDRAAPATPAVKPLRADARRNRDKVLAAAATAFTANGVDVSLEDIARQAGVGIGTLYRHFPTREALVLGVYRQQIDELDATSLRLLDELPPGEALREWMHAFVNYAAVKRGMVGLLKSMMETDSELFVDAKATLHAAANRLLNAARESGEIRPDFGGFGPPELLRAMGGVCMATDQPAAGPVAVALIDLIYDGLRYRAGS; encoded by the coding sequence GTGACGACCAGGACCCGGCTCGCCGAGGCGCCGGACCGCGCGGCGCCGGCGACGCCCGCCGTGAAGCCGCTGCGCGCCGACGCGCGCCGTAACCGCGACAAGGTGCTGGCCGCCGCCGCGACCGCGTTCACCGCGAACGGCGTCGACGTCTCGCTGGAGGACATCGCCCGCCAGGCCGGGGTCGGCATCGGCACCCTCTACCGGCACTTCCCGACCCGGGAGGCGCTGGTCCTCGGCGTCTACCGGCAGCAGATCGACGAGCTGGACGCCACCTCGCTGCGGCTGCTCGACGAGTTGCCGCCGGGAGAGGCGCTGCGGGAGTGGATGCACGCCTTCGTGAACTACGCGGCGGTCAAGCGCGGCATGGTCGGACTGCTCAAGTCGATGATGGAGACGGACAGCGAGCTGTTCGTCGACGCGAAGGCGACGCTGCACGCGGCCGCGAACAGGCTGCTCAACGCCGCCCGCGAGTCCGGCGAGATCCGGCCCGACTTCGGCGGTTTCGGGCCGCCGGAGCTGTTGCGGGCGATGGGCGGGGTGTGCATGGCCACCGACCAGCCGGCCGCCGGCCCGGTGGCGGTGGCCCTGATCGACCTCATCTACGACGGGCTCCGCTACCGCGCCGGTTCCTGA
- a CDS encoding class I SAM-dependent DNA methyltransferase, translating to MQVRAQSVHDDGTEDRATQQERTRVAYDTVAESYDELLRDMIGTHPLDDAVLAAFADQVRELGGPVLEVGCGGGRITGHLAAAGLMISGSDLSPGMIAVARRRFPEVSFDVASMTGGPLAPNGSLAGVLAWYSVIHLLPTDRPIAFAAMHAALRPGGRALVAFQVGTDRRLLQQAYGHEIALDVWRLDPDLITAELAEAGLHVDARVVRAPSGPEKADQAFLFARRDR from the coding sequence ATGCAGGTGCGGGCGCAGTCGGTCCACGACGACGGCACCGAGGACCGGGCGACCCAGCAGGAGCGCACCCGGGTCGCCTACGACACCGTCGCCGAGTCCTACGACGAGTTGCTCCGGGACATGATCGGGACACACCCGCTCGACGACGCCGTGCTCGCCGCGTTCGCGGACCAGGTCCGCGAGCTCGGCGGCCCGGTGCTCGAGGTGGGATGCGGTGGCGGCCGGATCACCGGGCACCTGGCGGCGGCCGGGCTGATGATCTCGGGCAGCGACCTGTCGCCGGGGATGATCGCCGTGGCGCGCCGCCGGTTCCCGGAGGTGTCGTTCGACGTCGCCTCGATGACCGGCGGCCCGCTCGCACCGAACGGTTCGCTGGCCGGGGTGCTGGCCTGGTACTCGGTCATCCACCTGCTGCCGACCGACCGGCCGATCGCGTTCGCCGCGATGCACGCGGCCCTGCGGCCGGGCGGCCGGGCGCTGGTGGCCTTCCAGGTCGGCACCGACCGGCGCCTGCTGCAGCAGGCCTACGGTCACGAGATCGCGCTGGACGTCTGGCGTCTCGACCCGGACCTGATCACCGCCGAACTCGCGGAGGCCGGGTTGCACGTGGACGCCCGGGTAGTGCGCGCCCCGAGCGGACCCGAGAAGGCCGATCAGGCCTTCCTGTTCGCCCGCCGGGACCGGTAG
- a CDS encoding solute symporter family protein, producing the protein MSAPFLTFDGTPVAAEATASDGHQTLTIILFGVIVAGTLGITIWASRQNRSAADFYAGGRSFTGMQNGLAIGGDYMSAASFLGITGIIALYGYDGFLYSIGFLVAWLVALLLVAELMRNTGKFTMADVLSFRMRQRPVRTAASISTVVVSIFYLLAQMVGAGELVSLLLGISSAAAKNGIIALVGVLMIVYVVFGGMKGTTWVQIIKAVLLLVGTGVLTVWVLAKYGFNISGLMDAAANASGKGDAFIQPGQRYGVESADATKTLISKLDFISLGLALVLGTAGLPHILIRFYTVPDSKAARKSVNWAIGIIGLFYLMVLVLGLGAAALVGGAAITAQSKGGNTAAPQLAEALGGQGTTLGAAMLALIAAVAFATILAVVAGLALASSASVAHDLYANVIRRGRATDAQEVRVGRIAAVVIGAVAIALAIPAQSLNVAFLVALAFAIAASANLPAILLSLFWKKFNTRGATWGIYGGLGSALVLLVFSPNVSGTATSLIPSADFDWFPLANPGLVSIPLGFIFAIVGALTSSEHDKAKWAELEVRSLTGLGAEKAVGH; encoded by the coding sequence ATGAGCGCACCGTTCCTGACCTTCGACGGCACGCCCGTCGCCGCCGAGGCCACCGCGTCGGACGGCCACCAGACGCTGACCATCATCCTGTTCGGGGTGATCGTGGCTGGCACCCTGGGCATCACCATCTGGGCCAGCCGGCAGAACCGCAGCGCCGCCGACTTCTACGCCGGCGGCCGGTCCTTCACCGGCATGCAGAACGGCCTGGCCATCGGCGGCGACTACATGTCGGCGGCCTCGTTCCTCGGCATCACCGGGATCATCGCGCTCTACGGCTACGACGGGTTCCTGTACTCGATCGGATTCCTGGTGGCCTGGCTGGTGGCGCTGCTGCTGGTGGCCGAGCTGATGCGCAACACCGGCAAGTTCACCATGGCGGACGTGCTGTCGTTCCGGATGCGGCAGCGGCCGGTGCGGACCGCGGCGTCGATCTCCACCGTCGTGGTGTCGATCTTCTACCTGCTGGCGCAGATGGTCGGTGCGGGAGAACTGGTCTCGCTGCTGCTGGGCATCAGCAGCGCCGCCGCGAAGAACGGGATCATCGCCCTGGTCGGCGTTCTCATGATCGTCTACGTGGTCTTCGGTGGGATGAAGGGCACCACCTGGGTGCAGATCATCAAGGCCGTGCTGCTGCTGGTCGGCACCGGCGTGCTGACGGTGTGGGTGCTGGCCAAGTACGGCTTCAACATCTCCGGCCTGATGGACGCGGCGGCCAACGCCTCCGGCAAGGGCGACGCCTTCATCCAGCCGGGCCAGCGGTACGGCGTCGAGAGTGCCGACGCCACCAAGACACTCATCTCCAAGCTGGACTTCATCTCGCTGGGCCTGGCACTGGTGCTGGGGACCGCCGGGCTGCCGCACATCCTGATCCGCTTCTACACCGTGCCGGACTCCAAGGCCGCCCGGAAGAGCGTCAACTGGGCGATCGGGATCATCGGGCTCTTCTACCTGATGGTGCTGGTGCTCGGCCTCGGGGCGGCGGCCCTGGTCGGCGGCGCGGCGATCACCGCGCAGTCCAAGGGCGGCAACACCGCGGCACCACAGCTGGCCGAGGCACTGGGCGGACAAGGCACCACGCTCGGCGCTGCGATGCTGGCACTGATCGCGGCCGTCGCCTTCGCCACCATCCTGGCGGTGGTCGCCGGGCTCGCCCTTGCGTCCTCGGCCTCGGTGGCACACGACCTGTACGCCAACGTGATCCGCCGCGGCAGGGCGACGGATGCACAGGAGGTGCGGGTCGGCCGGATCGCGGCGGTGGTGATCGGGGCGGTCGCCATCGCGCTGGCCATCCCGGCGCAGAGCCTGAACGTGGCCTTCCTGGTGGCGCTGGCCTTCGCCATCGCCGCCTCGGCGAACCTGCCGGCGATCCTGCTGTCGTTGTTCTGGAAGAAGTTCAACACCCGGGGCGCCACCTGGGGCATCTACGGCGGCCTCGGATCCGCCCTGGTGCTGCTGGTGTTCTCGCCGAACGTCTCCGGCACCGCGACCAGCCTGATCCCGTCCGCGGACTTCGACTGGTTCCCGCTGGCCAACCCCGGCCTGGTGTCGATCCCGCTCGGTTTCATCTTCGCCATCGTGGGCGCGCTGACCAGTTCGGAGCACGACAAGGCCAAGTGGGCCGAGCTGGAGGTGCGCTCCCTCACCGGCCTCGGGGCCGAGAAGGCTGTCGGGCACTGA
- a CDS encoding GatB/YqeY domain-containing protein — MSTLKQTLRDDMTTAMKARDTLTLGTLRMALAAITTEEVSGDTARELSDADVQKVLAREVRKRKEAAEAFAGAGRAELADKEKAESEVLQAYLPQQLTDDEVAALVAEAVAEVAETVGAAPTMKQMGQVVKLAQAKAAGRAEGGRIAGAVKKALS, encoded by the coding sequence ATGAGCACGCTGAAGCAGACGCTGCGGGACGACATGACGACCGCGATGAAGGCCAGGGACACGCTGACCCTGGGCACCCTGCGGATGGCGCTGGCCGCGATCACCACCGAGGAGGTCTCGGGCGACACCGCCCGCGAGCTGTCCGACGCCGACGTGCAAAAGGTGCTCGCCCGCGAGGTGCGCAAGCGCAAGGAGGCCGCGGAGGCTTTCGCCGGCGCCGGCCGCGCCGAGCTCGCCGACAAGGAGAAGGCCGAGTCCGAGGTGCTGCAGGCCTACCTGCCGCAGCAGCTCACCGACGACGAGGTGGCCGCCCTGGTGGCCGAGGCCGTCGCCGAGGTGGCGGAGACCGTCGGCGCCGCACCGACGATGAAGCAGATGGGCCAGGTCGTGAAGCTGGCCCAGGCGAAGGCGGCCGGGCGGGCCGAGGGCGGCCGGATCGCCGGTGCGGTGAAGAAGGCTCTGTCCTGA
- the gndA gene encoding NADP-dependent phosphogluconate dehydrogenase encodes MTESPKAEIGVTGLAVMGSNLARNFARNGFVTAVHNRSYAKTQALLEEHGGDGTFVGSESAADFVASLATPRKIIIMVKAGGPTDAVIDELAELLEPGDILVDGGNAKFSDTIRREAAMREKGIHFVGCGISGGEEGALLGPSIMPGGSKQSYESLGPILEKISAHVDGAPCCTHIGTDGAGHFVKMVHNGIEYADMQLIAEAYDLLRRGAGLSPAQIADIFAEWNKGELDSFLIEITAQVLAQVDATTGGPFVDIVKDVAGMKGTGTWTVQTALDLGVPVSGIAEAVFARGLSSQGEQRAAAQQVGLPGPQEQWPIEDLDVFVATVRVALYASKIVAYAQGLDEIQAGAKEYGWDIDLGAVARIWRGGCIIRAVFLNRITEAYDTTAEKPLSLLFAPYFTEAIGGAQGPWRDVVAGAARYGIPTPGFSSALAYYDGLRAERLPAALIQGQRDFFGAHTYQRTDKEGTYHVLWSGDRSEVQS; translated from the coding sequence ATGACCGAGAGCCCGAAGGCAGAGATCGGAGTCACCGGTCTGGCGGTGATGGGGTCCAACCTGGCACGCAACTTCGCCCGGAACGGTTTCGTGACCGCGGTGCACAACCGCTCGTACGCCAAGACCCAGGCGCTGCTGGAGGAGCACGGCGGGGACGGCACGTTCGTCGGGTCGGAGTCTGCGGCGGACTTCGTGGCGTCGCTGGCCACGCCGCGCAAGATCATCATCATGGTGAAGGCCGGTGGCCCGACCGATGCGGTGATCGACGAGCTGGCGGAGCTGCTGGAGCCGGGGGACATCCTGGTCGACGGTGGCAACGCGAAGTTCTCCGACACGATCCGCCGGGAGGCGGCCATGCGGGAGAAGGGCATCCACTTCGTGGGATGCGGCATCTCCGGTGGTGAGGAGGGCGCCCTGCTGGGGCCGTCGATCATGCCGGGCGGGTCGAAGCAGTCCTACGAATCGCTGGGCCCGATCCTGGAGAAGATCTCGGCGCACGTGGACGGGGCGCCGTGCTGCACGCACATCGGCACAGACGGTGCCGGGCACTTCGTGAAGATGGTGCACAACGGCATCGAGTACGCCGACATGCAGCTGATCGCGGAGGCCTACGACCTGCTGCGCCGGGGTGCGGGGCTGTCGCCGGCGCAGATCGCGGACATCTTCGCCGAGTGGAACAAGGGCGAGCTGGACTCGTTCCTGATCGAGATCACCGCGCAGGTGCTGGCGCAGGTCGACGCGACCACCGGTGGTCCGTTCGTGGACATCGTCAAGGACGTGGCGGGGATGAAGGGCACCGGGACGTGGACGGTGCAGACCGCGCTGGACCTGGGTGTGCCGGTGTCCGGGATCGCCGAGGCGGTGTTCGCGCGCGGGCTGTCCTCGCAGGGCGAGCAGCGGGCGGCGGCGCAGCAGGTGGGTCTGCCGGGGCCGCAGGAGCAGTGGCCGATCGAGGACCTGGACGTGTTCGTGGCGACGGTGCGGGTGGCGCTGTACGCGTCGAAGATCGTGGCCTACGCGCAGGGGTTGGACGAGATCCAGGCCGGGGCGAAGGAGTACGGCTGGGACATCGATCTCGGTGCGGTGGCGCGGATCTGGCGGGGCGGCTGCATCATCCGGGCGGTGTTCCTCAACCGGATCACCGAGGCCTATGACACCACCGCGGAGAAGCCGTTGTCGCTGCTGTTCGCGCCGTACTTCACCGAGGCGATCGGCGGGGCGCAGGGGCCGTGGCGGGACGTGGTGGCCGGGGCGGCGCGCTACGGCATCCCGACGCCTGGATTCTCCTCGGCGCTGGCCTACTACGACGGGCTGCGGGCCGAGCGGCTGCCGGCGGCGCTGATCCAGGGGCAGCGGGACTTCTTCGGCGCGCACACCTACCAGCGCACCGACAAGGAAGGCACCTACCACGTGCTGTGGTCCGGCGACCGCAGCGAGGTGCAGTCCTGA
- a CDS encoding sodium/solute symporter — protein sequence MNSGLGASVPSAVAVGLVVLATVLIGAYGQRLSRTTGDFLVASRMVGPTWNAAAISGEYLSAASFLGVAALIVQFGADALWYPIGFTAGYLALLLFVAAPLRRSGAYTVPDFAQIRWGSLRLRRLATVVVLVIVWLYLVPQLHGAGLLLQYLVGVPRWVGVVGVALVVTASVVAGGMRSITFVQAFQYWLKLSAVAVPVVVMIALLRGDAFSALDTPWAAPGLGFGGGAALPEVYSVVIATFLGTMGLPHVLVRFYTNSGGGAARRTTVQVITLLVVFYFCTVLLGLISRSAGADPAGGDLVILGVPARALDGSAATAGTVLAAMIAAGAVAAFLSASSGLLVAAAGVISTDVLPGRVRDFRVAAVLGVLVPVAVALGAGGTDIVRVVGMAFGLAASTFCPLLVLGIWWRGVTVAGAAAGMLCGGGLALGAVTAGIVLGDRAGRWSWLLEQPAVISVPVAFAVMIGVSLATRRTVRPEVDAVLARLHLPGTLHHR from the coding sequence ATGAACAGCGGGCTCGGTGCCTCAGTGCCGTCAGCTGTGGCCGTCGGGCTGGTGGTGCTGGCGACCGTGCTGATCGGTGCCTACGGCCAGCGGCTGTCCCGCACGACCGGCGACTTCCTGGTGGCGTCGCGGATGGTGGGCCCGACCTGGAATGCGGCGGCCATCTCCGGCGAGTACCTCTCCGCCGCATCCTTCCTCGGCGTCGCCGCGCTGATCGTGCAGTTCGGCGCCGATGCCCTCTGGTACCCGATCGGTTTCACCGCGGGCTACCTCGCGCTGCTGCTGTTCGTCGCCGCACCACTGCGCCGCTCCGGTGCCTACACCGTGCCGGACTTCGCGCAGATCCGCTGGGGATCGCTGCGGCTGCGCCGGCTGGCGACCGTGGTGGTGCTGGTGATCGTCTGGCTCTACCTGGTGCCGCAGCTGCACGGTGCCGGGCTGCTGCTGCAGTACCTGGTCGGCGTCCCGCGCTGGGTGGGGGTGGTCGGGGTCGCCCTGGTGGTCACTGCCAGCGTGGTCGCCGGCGGGATGCGGTCGATCACCTTCGTGCAGGCCTTCCAGTACTGGCTCAAGCTCTCCGCGGTGGCCGTCCCGGTGGTGGTGATGATCGCGCTGCTCCGCGGTGACGCCTTCTCGGCGCTCGACACACCCTGGGCAGCACCCGGTCTCGGCTTCGGTGGCGGTGCTGCGCTGCCGGAGGTCTACTCGGTGGTGATCGCCACCTTCCTCGGCACGATGGGCCTGCCGCACGTGCTGGTCCGCTTCTACACCAACTCCGGGGGCGGCGCGGCGCGGCGGACCACGGTGCAGGTGATCACCCTGCTCGTCGTCTTCTACTTCTGCACGGTGCTGCTCGGGCTCATCAGCCGGTCCGCCGGTGCCGACCCGGCCGGCGGTGACCTGGTGATCCTCGGTGTGCCGGCCCGGGCGCTGGACGGCAGTGCCGCCACCGCCGGCACCGTGCTCGCCGCGATGATCGCGGCCGGCGCGGTGGCGGCCTTCCTGTCCGCCTCCTCCGGCCTGCTGGTGGCGGCCGCCGGGGTGATCTCGACGGACGTGCTGCCCGGCCGGGTGCGGGACTTCCGGGTGGCGGCGGTGCTCGGGGTGCTGGTGCCGGTGGCGGTCGCGCTCGGTGCCGGCGGCACCGACATCGTCCGGGTGGTGGGCATGGCCTTCGGGTTGGCGGCCTCCACCTTCTGCCCGCTGCTGGTGCTCGGCATCTGGTGGCGCGGGGTGACGGTGGCCGGTGCGGCGGCCGGGATGCTCTGCGGCGGCGGGCTCGCGCTCGGGGCGGTGACCGCCGGCATCGTGCTGGGCGACCGGGCCGGCCGGTGGTCCTGGCTGCTGGAACAGCCGGCGGTGATCAGCGTTCCGGTCGCCTTCGCGGTGATGATCGGGGTGTCGCTGGCCACCCGGCGGACGGTGCGCCCGGAGGTGGACGCCGTCCTGGCCCGGCTGCACCTGCCCGGCACCCTGCACCACCGCTGA
- a CDS encoding LytR/AlgR family response regulator transcription factor: MTALAEEGLVVLAVDDEEPALAELVHQLSRDPRITTVRTAHDATGALRELQDRSTPVPDAVFLDIRMPGLDGMELARVIAELRTPPAVVFVSAHDERAVEAYDIGAVDYVLKPIRAQRLTAAVDRVSRLTRSGTADREQRAAPADETIAVELAGATRLIPRSTVCWVEAQGDYARLHVQDGSSHLLRAPISTLQQRWEAAGFVRVHRSFLVDLARITELRAMPGGHQVTLGNHPRCPEIPVARRHLKELKDRLFAADALGRAR; this comes from the coding sequence ATGACCGCACTCGCCGAGGAGGGCCTGGTGGTGCTCGCCGTCGACGACGAGGAGCCCGCCCTGGCCGAGCTGGTCCACCAGCTGTCCCGGGATCCGCGGATCACCACGGTCCGTACCGCGCACGACGCGACCGGTGCGCTGCGCGAACTGCAGGACCGGTCGACGCCGGTCCCGGACGCGGTGTTCCTGGACATCAGGATGCCCGGGCTGGACGGGATGGAACTGGCCCGGGTGATCGCCGAGCTGCGTACCCCGCCGGCCGTGGTGTTCGTCAGTGCGCACGACGAACGGGCCGTCGAGGCCTACGACATCGGAGCCGTGGACTACGTTCTCAAACCGATCCGGGCGCAGCGACTGACCGCGGCGGTGGACCGGGTCAGCCGGCTGACGCGGTCCGGGACGGCCGACCGGGAGCAGCGGGCCGCACCGGCCGACGAGACCATCGCCGTGGAACTGGCCGGCGCCACCCGGCTGATCCCGCGGTCCACGGTCTGCTGGGTGGAAGCGCAGGGCGACTACGCGCGCCTGCACGTGCAGGACGGCAGCTCGCACCTGCTGCGGGCGCCCATCTCCACCCTGCAGCAGCGCTGGGAGGCAGCCGGGTTCGTCCGGGTGCACCGCAGCTTCCTGGTCGACCTGGCCCGGATTACCGAGCTGCGGGCGATGCCGGGCGGTCACCAGGTCACCCTCGGCAACCACCCGCGCTGTCCTGAGATCCCGGTGGCCCGGCGACATCTCAAGGAACTGAAGGACCGGCTGTTCGCCGCGGACGCGCTCGGCCGGGCGCGGTAG
- a CDS encoding sensor histidine kinase, producing MTGVLLWITVVLVGVVALLVAVRLRSRATASPDLRAASRALELVGSAVPPLRHGLDRESAAVALPPLRRLLATDGVALLGPDGEVLGADGPAGRHAAEITGAATEAAASGRRSVVRLALCGSTDCTAARALLQPLVVAGRPAGVLAVLAGSSVGPHLVTATDECARFVSGQLELAGADSARADLARAEARALRAQISPHFVYNSLATIAAFVRSDPDRARDLLLDFADYTRYSFRSAGDFTTLADELGNIDRYLALERARFGDRLQVRLRISPEVLGVVMPFLAVQPLVENAVRHGLADRPDGGTVTIEAADVGADCVISVEDDGIGMDPATVGVHDAGETHVGLGNVDDRLRAVFGEDYGLVVETAPGAGTKVVLRVPKFAPGVRVD from the coding sequence ATGACCGGCGTGCTGCTGTGGATCACGGTGGTGCTGGTCGGCGTCGTGGCGTTGCTCGTCGCGGTCCGGCTCCGGTCGCGGGCCACCGCCTCGCCGGACCTGCGGGCCGCGTCCCGGGCGCTGGAACTCGTCGGCTCGGCCGTGCCGCCGCTGCGGCACGGCCTGGACCGGGAGTCGGCTGCGGTGGCCCTGCCGCCGCTGCGCCGGCTGCTGGCCACCGACGGGGTGGCGCTGCTCGGGCCGGACGGCGAGGTGCTCGGTGCGGACGGCCCGGCGGGCCGACACGCCGCCGAGATCACCGGCGCGGCAACGGAAGCCGCGGCCTCCGGGCGACGGAGCGTGGTGCGGCTGGCGCTGTGCGGCAGCACGGACTGCACCGCGGCCCGGGCCCTGCTCCAACCGCTGGTGGTGGCCGGCCGCCCGGCCGGGGTGCTCGCCGTGCTGGCCGGCAGTTCGGTCGGGCCGCACCTGGTGACGGCCACCGACGAGTGTGCCCGGTTCGTCAGCGGCCAGCTGGAGCTGGCCGGCGCCGACTCGGCCCGGGCCGACCTGGCGCGGGCCGAGGCGCGGGCGCTGCGGGCACAGATCTCCCCGCACTTCGTCTACAACTCGCTGGCCACCATCGCCGCCTTCGTCCGCAGCGACCCGGACCGGGCCCGCGACCTGCTGCTCGACTTCGCCGACTACACCCGCTACTCGTTCCGTTCGGCCGGCGACTTCACCACGCTGGCCGACGAACTCGGCAACATCGACCGGTACCTGGCGCTGGAGCGGGCCCGGTTCGGCGACCGGCTGCAGGTGCGGCTGCGCATCTCGCCCGAGGTGCTCGGCGTGGTGATGCCGTTCCTCGCGGTGCAGCCGCTGGTGGAGAACGCCGTCCGGCACGGGCTCGCGGACCGGCCGGACGGCGGCACGGTGACCATCGAGGCGGCCGACGTCGGCGCCGACTGCGTCATCTCCGTCGAGGACGACGGCATCGGGATGGATCCGGCGACGGTCGGGGTGCACGACGCGGGCGAGACCCACGTCGGTCTCGGCAATGTCGACGACCGGCTGCGGGCCGTCTTCGGCGAGGACTACGGGTTGGTGGTGGAGACCGCACCGGGGGCGGGCACCAAGGTGGTACTGCGGGTGCCGAAGTTCGCGCCGGGTGTGCGGGTGGACTGA
- a CDS encoding MFS transporter, which produces MSVQSSVDRPAGAGTATSAPTAAPGGRRQRSRGLVLALVLTAQLMIVLDASIVNIALPDLQSSLGFTPTGLSWVVNAYTLVFGGLLLLGARAGDLLGRRRVFLIGIGIFAAASLAGGFAEGQGLLLASRALQGVGAAMAAPSALALLMTMYPEARERTKALGYFTAVSIGGAALGLIAGGMLTEWASWRWVFFVNVPIGIAVLVGAIVAMSETPRRTGHFDLAGAVTSTLGTTGLVYGFVRAASDGWSDPLTIAAFAGGVILLASFIAVELRATSPITPLRLFADRERAVSYVARLLLVAGMMGMFFFLSQFLQDVLGYSALQSGLAFLPLTVMVFSASQLSARVLAEKLPTKWLIAGALSVSTLGLLWLTQLHADSSYLDLLFPLILFGLGNGLAFVPLTALSLRGVQPADAGAASGLVNVTQQVGGALGLAVLVTVFGAASRGAVPPVGATAAEAAEHAFVVGADRGFLVAAGFLAATVLLVLFAVRGTPRRSEARAEVTVPATAVPEPA; this is translated from the coding sequence ATGTCCGTCCAGTCCTCCGTGGACCGGCCCGCAGGGGCCGGCACCGCGACGAGTGCCCCCACCGCAGCACCGGGAGGTCGCCGGCAGCGCTCCCGCGGCCTGGTGCTCGCACTGGTGCTCACCGCGCAGCTGATGATCGTGCTGGATGCCAGCATCGTGAACATCGCGCTGCCCGACCTGCAGTCCTCGCTCGGCTTCACGCCCACCGGCCTGTCCTGGGTGGTGAACGCCTACACGCTGGTCTTCGGTGGCCTGCTGCTGCTGGGCGCCCGCGCCGGTGACCTGCTGGGCCGCCGCCGGGTGTTCCTCATCGGCATCGGCATCTTCGCCGCCGCATCCTTGGCCGGCGGGTTCGCCGAGGGCCAGGGCCTGCTGCTGGCCTCCCGCGCCCTGCAGGGCGTCGGTGCCGCGATGGCCGCGCCGTCCGCGCTGGCCCTGCTGATGACGATGTACCCCGAGGCCAGGGAGCGCACCAAGGCGCTCGGCTACTTCACCGCGGTGTCCATCGGCGGTGCCGCCCTCGGCCTGATCGCCGGCGGCATGCTCACCGAGTGGGCGTCGTGGCGCTGGGTGTTCTTCGTCAACGTCCCGATCGGTATCGCCGTGCTGGTCGGCGCGATCGTCGCGATGTCCGAGACCCCTCGCCGTACCGGTCATTTCGACCTCGCCGGCGCCGTCACCTCCACGCTGGGCACCACCGGCCTGGTCTACGGCTTCGTCCGTGCGGCCTCCGACGGCTGGAGCGACCCGCTGACCATCGCCGCCTTCGCCGGTGGCGTGATCCTGCTGGCCTCCTTCATCGCGGTCGAACTGCGGGCCACCTCGCCGATCACCCCGCTGCGGCTGTTCGCCGACCGGGAGCGCGCCGTGTCCTACGTGGCCCGGCTGCTGCTGGTCGCCGGGATGATGGGGATGTTCTTCTTCCTCAGCCAGTTCCTGCAGGACGTGCTCGGCTACTCGGCCCTGCAGTCCGGCCTGGCGTTCCTGCCGCTGACCGTCATGGTCTTCTCCGCCTCCCAGCTCTCCGCCCGGGTGCTGGCCGAGAAGCTGCCGACCAAGTGGCTGATCGCCGGTGCGCTGTCGGTGTCCACCCTGGGTCTGCTCTGGCTGACCCAGCTGCACGCCGACTCGTCCTACCTGGACCTGCTGTTCCCGCTGATCCTGTTCGGTCTGGGTAACGGCCTGGCCTTCGTGCCGCTGACCGCGCTGTCGCTGCGCGGGGTGCAGCCGGCCGACGCCGGCGCCGCCTCCGGGCTGGTCAACGTCACGCAGCAGGTCGGCGGTGCGCTCGGCCTGGCCGTGCTGGTCACCGTGTTCGGTGCCGCCTCGCGTGGCGCCGTCCCGCCGGTCGGTGCGACCGCCGCCGAGGCCGCGGAGCACGCCTTCGTGGTGGGCGCCGACCGTGGCTTCCTGGTGGCCGCCGGCTTCCTGGCCGCCACCGTGCTGCTGGTGCTGTTCGCCGTCCGCGGCACGCCGCGCCGCAGCGAGGCCCGCGCCGAGGTCACCGTTCCGGCGACCGCGGTGCCCGAGCCCGCCTGA
- a CDS encoding DUF485 domain-containing protein codes for MLSPRRSVTPTTRRSCVSSETDVSGRSETDFEHLQATPEFARLRRALRRFVFPMTVAFLAWYLLYVLLTAYARDFVSTKVFGSVNVGFLLGWGQFVTTFGIAILYSRYADRKLDPQAEQIREEAGEHR; via the coding sequence ATGCTGTCGCCTCGTCGGTCGGTCACCCCGACGACGAGGAGGTCGTGCGTGTCGTCCGAGACCGACGTATCCGGCAGGTCCGAGACGGACTTCGAACACCTGCAGGCCACACCCGAGTTCGCCCGGCTGCGAAGGGCGTTGCGCCGCTTCGTCTTCCCGATGACGGTAGCGTTCCTGGCCTGGTACCTGCTCTACGTGCTGCTGACCGCGTATGCGCGGGACTTCGTGTCCACCAAGGTCTTCGGGTCGGTGAACGTCGGCTTCCTGCTCGGCTGGGGCCAGTTCGTGACCACCTTCGGGATCGCGATCCTGTACAGCCGGTACGCCGACCGCAAGCTCGACCCGCAGGCCGAGCAGATCCGCGAAGAGGCGGGGGAGCACCGATGA